Proteins encoded within one genomic window of Streptomyces rubradiris:
- a CDS encoding O-antigen ligase family protein: MLLLGACAAWSLISAAARGGRPEGMLLAVLALAAGYAAGRISGAVLPVAAPCVGAAAGLGLTVALPDLSPGPWYAGPLGPAGATAALLALAAGAACCAAWAARVPALRIGLAALACATVPAGLALGSAAGCVAGGAVLLCAPAAGSAHGRGRWLAGLAVAAGLVTAALWAVAAGALPDGLAGALGGWFPAQRVPQWQDALRLADDHPGLGVGPGRFGELGDIGGTLPADGRPHSAPLQQAAEQGLVGVSLLAAVFCWMLYALWRSARPTPVALTAGAALTALAALASVSNALSFTPVTAGAGLLAGWATARPWSAPGHTGTTGSG; encoded by the coding sequence ATGCTCCTGTTGGGGGCCTGTGCGGCGTGGTCGCTGATCAGCGCGGCGGCCCGGGGCGGGCGGCCGGAGGGCATGCTGCTCGCGGTGCTCGCCCTGGCCGCCGGGTATGCCGCGGGCCGGATCTCCGGCGCGGTGCTGCCGGTGGCCGCGCCGTGCGTCGGCGCGGCGGCGGGGCTGGGGCTGACGGTGGCACTGCCCGACCTCTCCCCCGGTCCCTGGTACGCCGGCCCGCTCGGGCCCGCCGGCGCTACGGCCGCGCTGCTGGCACTGGCCGCCGGGGCCGCGTGCTGTGCAGCCTGGGCCGCGCGCGTACCGGCGCTCCGGATCGGGCTCGCGGCGCTGGCCTGTGCCACCGTGCCGGCCGGGCTGGCGCTGGGGTCGGCGGCCGGGTGCGTGGCCGGCGGGGCCGTCCTGCTGTGCGCGCCGGCCGCGGGCTCGGCGCACGGCCGGGGCAGGTGGCTGGCGGGGCTGGCCGTGGCGGCGGGCCTGGTGACGGCGGCGCTCTGGGCGGTCGCGGCGGGCGCGCTGCCCGACGGGCTCGCCGGGGCGCTGGGCGGCTGGTTCCCCGCCCAGCGGGTGCCGCAGTGGCAGGACGCCCTGCGGCTGGCGGACGACCACCCCGGGCTGGGCGTCGGACCCGGCCGGTTCGGTGAGCTGGGCGACATCGGCGGGACGCTGCCGGCCGACGGCAGACCGCACTCGGCGCCGTTGCAGCAGGCGGCCGAACAGGGCCTGGTCGGGGTGTCGCTGCTGGCCGCCGTGTTCTGCTGGATGCTGTACGCGCTGTGGCGCAGCGCGCGCCCCACGCCGGTCGCCCTGACCGCGGGCGCGGCGCTGACCGCGCTGGCCGCCCTCGCCTCGGTGAGCAACGCGCTGAGCTTCACCCCGGTGACGGCGGGCGCCGGCCTCCTGGCGGGCTGGGCCACGGCCCGGCCGTGGTCGGCGCCTGGTCACACCGGGACCACCGGAAGCGGCTGA
- a CDS encoding phage holin family protein yields the protein MRDHPDADGKLPPVWKGRATNRVQWLFALVGAACLALGIALAVDSAWTSGIAALVMSVVGCIAAGLLVLFGTLAFVHVDLKLDRECLEVRCGHMGLPRRRIPLSHVAGADFTAHVTPRQWGGWGYRWRPEKGTAVVVRRGEGIVLRLWDGHTFTITVDNAESAVRLIRDRLGTIRPGTAG from the coding sequence ATGAGGGACCACCCCGACGCCGACGGAAAGCTTCCCCCGGTCTGGAAGGGACGCGCCACCAACCGGGTGCAGTGGCTGTTCGCGCTCGTCGGCGCCGCCTGCCTGGCGCTCGGCATCGCGCTGGCCGTGGACTCGGCCTGGACGTCCGGCATCGCCGCGCTGGTGATGTCCGTCGTCGGCTGCATCGCCGCCGGCCTGCTCGTGCTCTTCGGCACGCTCGCCTTCGTACACGTCGACCTCAAGCTCGACCGCGAGTGCCTGGAAGTGCGCTGCGGACACATGGGGCTGCCGCGCCGCCGCATCCCGCTCTCCCACGTGGCCGGCGCCGACTTCACCGCCCATGTCACCCCCCGGCAGTGGGGCGGCTGGGGCTACCGCTGGCGCCCCGAGAAGGGCACCGCCGTCGTCGTCCGCCGTGGCGAGGGCATCGTGCTGCGCCTGTGGGACGGCCACACGTTCACGATCACCGTGGACAACGCGGAATCCGCGGTCCGGCTCATCCGCGACCGTCTGGGCACGATCAGGCCGGGAACGGCCGGTTAG
- a CDS encoding glutamate racemase: MKIALMDSGIGLLPAAAAVRRLRPDADLVLSWDPDGMPWGPRTPEDITERAIAVAEAAAAHEPDVLIVACNTASVHSLPAMRARFEPRLPIIGTVPAIKPAAAGGGPVAIWATPATTGSAYQRGLIERFADGVAVTEVACPGLADAVHHADDEAIDAAIASAAARTPDDVTTLVLGCTNYELVAERIRAAVQRPGRPPLVLHGTAGAVAAQALRRIGVEPAPRAAAEATLTVLLSGREASLPDTALSYDEGRFLRAVSPVR, translated from the coding sequence GTGAAGATCGCGCTCATGGACTCCGGAATCGGCCTGCTCCCCGCCGCCGCCGCGGTACGCCGGCTGCGGCCCGACGCGGATCTGGTGCTGTCCTGGGACCCGGACGGCATGCCCTGGGGACCGCGCACCCCCGAAGACATCACCGAGCGGGCCATCGCCGTGGCCGAGGCCGCCGCCGCGCACGAGCCCGACGTCCTGATCGTCGCGTGCAACACCGCCTCCGTGCACTCCCTGCCGGCGATGCGGGCGCGCTTCGAGCCGCGGCTGCCGATCATCGGCACCGTACCGGCGATCAAGCCGGCCGCCGCGGGCGGCGGGCCCGTCGCGATCTGGGCGACCCCGGCCACCACGGGCAGCGCCTACCAGCGCGGCCTGATCGAGCGGTTCGCCGACGGCGTGGCCGTCACCGAGGTGGCGTGCCCCGGCCTCGCCGACGCCGTGCACCACGCCGACGACGAGGCGATCGACGCCGCGATCGCCTCGGCCGCCGCCCGCACTCCGGACGACGTGACCACGCTCGTCCTGGGCTGCACCAACTACGAGCTGGTCGCGGAGCGGATCCGCGCGGCCGTCCAGCGGCCCGGCCGCCCGCCGCTGGTGCTGCACGGCACCGCCGGGGCGGTGGCCGCCCAGGCGCTGCGCCGGATCGGAGTGGAACCGGCGCCGCGGGCCGCCGCCGAGGCCACCCTCACCGTGCTGCTGAGCGGCCGGGAGGCGTCCCTTCCGGACACGGCACTGTCCTACGACGAAGGCCGCTTCCTGCGCGCCGTCAGTCCGGTCCGCTGA